Proteins found in one Solitalea lacus genomic segment:
- a CDS encoding AtpZ/AtpI family protein encodes MENSTNEKRKALLRSYARYSGMGFQMIAVIGVFAFAGVKLDERIASQTPWFTILGCLMGIGLSFYFVIKQLKE; translated from the coding sequence ATGGAAAACTCAACGAACGAAAAGCGGAAAGCGTTGTTGCGTAGTTATGCCCGTTACTCGGGCATGGGTTTTCAAATGATAGCCGTTATAGGCGTATTTGCGTTTGCAGGGGTAAAACTCGACGAGCGAATTGCAAGCCAAACTCCATGGTTTACCATTTTGGGCTGCCTGATGGGTATAGGGTTATCATTTTATTTTGTCATAAAACAACTTAAAGAATAA
- a CDS encoding bactofilin family protein, whose translation MFKKDKTQQAEEAVYGSINLIGAGTTIVGDVVSKGDIRIDGTVKGNINSTAKVVIGNSGLVDGSIVCANADISGTLQGDIKVSELLFLKSTSKLMGDINTNKMVIESGAIFTGKCNMGSEVKLTTNKDDNGKLNERKAESVVA comes from the coding sequence AAAAGACAAAACACAACAAGCCGAAGAGGCTGTGTACGGCTCAATAAATCTTATTGGAGCAGGAACAACTATAGTGGGTGACGTAGTAAGCAAGGGTGATATTCGCATTGACGGTACTGTGAAAGGTAACATAAACTCAACTGCCAAAGTGGTTATAGGAAATTCTGGACTGGTGGATGGCAGTATAGTTTGTGCAAATGCTGATATTTCAGGAACTTTACAGGGTGATATTAAAGTGAGTGAATTATTGTTTTTGAAATCTACCAGTAAGTTGATGGGTGACATTAACACGAACAAAATGGTGATTGAATCAGGAGCAATTTTTACCGGTAAATGTAATATGGGCTCCGAAGTTAAATTAACAACCAATAAAGATGACAATGGAAAACTCAACGAACGAAAAGCGGAAAGCGTTGTTGCGTAG